The following are encoded together in the Acidobacteriota bacterium genome:
- a CDS encoding sigma-70 family RNA polymerase sigma factor, which translates to MSSRSRRSGGRFSGPEFVARLRARDPEALREVAEAYLPQILRAARAAGLDAQRAEDVAQATLAAFVERAAHFEGRSHVRTFLFGILYHKLAQSQREAARNDREDPIDETVAQRFAPDGSWQRPPRPADADVYAAEIVELVERGLAELPFKQRMAFLLREVHGFTTGEICNILQVSGTHVGVLLFRARNRLREYLEAHGVRGPRGAGGGA; encoded by the coding sequence ATGAGCTCACGGTCGCGGCGATCCGGCGGCCGGTTCTCCGGACCGGAGTTCGTCGCCAGGTTGCGCGCGCGCGACCCCGAAGCGCTGCGGGAGGTGGCCGAGGCGTACCTGCCGCAGATCCTCCGCGCGGCGCGCGCCGCCGGGCTGGACGCCCAGCGGGCCGAGGACGTCGCTCAGGCGACGCTGGCCGCCTTCGTCGAGCGCGCGGCCCACTTCGAGGGCCGCTCCCACGTGCGGACCTTCCTGTTCGGGATCCTCTACCACAAGCTCGCTCAATCGCAGCGGGAGGCGGCGCGGAACGACCGCGAGGATCCGATCGACGAGACGGTCGCGCAGCGGTTCGCGCCGGACGGGTCCTGGCAGCGCCCGCCGCGGCCGGCGGACGCGGACGTCTACGCGGCGGAGATCGTCGAACTCGTCGAGCGGGGGTTGGCGGAGTTGCCGTTCAAGCAGCGGATGGCCTTCCTCCTCCGCGAGGTCCACGGATTCACCACCGGCGAGATCTGTAATATTCTCCAGGTTTCCGGGACTCACGTTGGTGTGCTCCTGTTTCGGGCGAGGAACAGGCTGCGCGAGTACCTGGAGGCGCACGGCGTCCGCGGCCCGCGCGGGGCGGGCGGAGGGGCGTGA
- a CDS encoding pyridoxal-phosphate dependent enzyme, translating into MSGRGAARAGASETEPRPPGPEAVEEARERLRGLVRETPVLTSFGLDTLAGARLFFKCENFQRVGAFKFRGAANTLWQLDRSRLRAGVATHSSGNHGAALALAARLRGVKAYVVMPEDAPEVKKAAVRGYGAEIRFCGRAIESRQETLDALVAETGCYPVHPYNDPRIVAGQGTVGLELLEQVPDLDVIVAPIGGGGLISGIALAAAERGVAVVGAEPSGADDAYRSLATGRLQGNRDPRTVADGLLAPIGPLTFAVIRSHVQEILTVGDEDIVRAMRLIWERLKVVAEPSAAVPLAAVLAHPDRFAGRRVGIVISGGNVDLDRLPWARR; encoded by the coding sequence GTGAGCGGGCGGGGCGCGGCGCGCGCCGGGGCGAGTGAAACGGAGCCGAGGCCGCCCGGCCCGGAGGCGGTCGAGGAGGCGCGGGAGCGGCTCCGCGGACTGGTCCGCGAAACGCCGGTGTTGACGAGCTTCGGCCTCGACACCCTCGCGGGAGCCCGCCTCTTCTTCAAGTGCGAGAACTTCCAGCGCGTGGGGGCGTTCAAGTTCCGCGGCGCGGCGAACACGCTCTGGCAGCTCGACCGTTCGCGGCTGCGCGCCGGCGTGGCGACGCACTCCTCGGGGAACCACGGCGCCGCTCTCGCCCTCGCCGCCCGGCTCCGCGGGGTGAAGGCCTACGTGGTGATGCCGGAGGACGCCCCCGAGGTGAAGAAGGCCGCGGTCCGCGGATACGGGGCCGAGATCCGTTTCTGCGGCCGCGCCATCGAGTCGCGGCAGGAGACGCTCGACGCCCTGGTGGCGGAGACCGGCTGCTATCCGGTGCACCCCTACAACGATCCGCGGATCGTCGCCGGACAGGGGACCGTGGGCCTCGAGCTTCTCGAGCAGGTGCCCGATCTGGACGTGATCGTGGCTCCGATCGGGGGCGGCGGCCTGATCAGCGGCATCGCGCTCGCCGCCGCGGAACGGGGGGTCGCGGTGGTGGGAGCCGAGCCCAGCGGCGCCGACGACGCCTACCGCTCGCTGGCCACGGGGCGCCTCCAGGGCAACCGCGACCCGCGCACCGTCGCGGACGGCCTCCTCGCTCCGATCGGGCCGCTGACCTTCGCCGTCATCCGGAGCCACGTCCAGGAGATCCTGACCGTCGGGGACGAGGACATCGTCCGCGCCATGCGTCTGATCTGGGAGAGGCTCAAGGTGGTGGCCGAACCGTCAGCCGCCGTGCCGCTGGCGGCGGTGCTCGCGCATCCGGATCGGTTCGCCGGCCGGCGTGTGGGGATCGTGATCAGCGGCGGGAACGTCGACCTGGACCGCCTCCCCTGGGCTCGGCGCTAA
- a CDS encoding adenosine kinase: MVSEAEWDVVGLGNAIVDLLVRVDEPRLAELGLAKGTMSLVDEAEAVRLTERFPGAVTCSGGSAANTMAGVASLGGRAAYIGKVREDDLGRAFAEDIRRAGVHFATPPAAEGPATARCIVLVTPDGQRTMQTFLGASTGLGPGDVDERLVRASRVTYLEGYLWDPPQAKEAFVTAARAAHEAGRLVALSLSDPICVERHRDSFRDLVGGHVDVLFANEEEIRSLFETDSFDEAAAQAAATCRIAALTRGPRGSVVLWEGTRHDIPAEPVPEVVDTTGAGDLYAAGFLYGLTRGWDAERCGRLGGLAAAAVLGSLGARPGRTLAPLASRMQR, translated from the coding sequence ATGGTCTCGGAAGCGGAGTGGGACGTCGTCGGCCTCGGCAACGCCATCGTCGATCTTCTGGTCAGGGTCGACGAGCCGCGGCTGGCGGAACTCGGACTGGCCAAGGGGACGATGTCCCTCGTGGACGAGGCGGAGGCGGTTCGCCTCACGGAGCGCTTTCCGGGCGCCGTCACCTGTTCGGGCGGCTCGGCGGCGAACACGATGGCCGGGGTGGCCTCCCTCGGCGGCCGCGCCGCCTACATCGGCAAGGTGCGGGAAGACGATCTCGGCCGCGCGTTCGCCGAGGACATCCGCCGGGCCGGGGTCCATTTCGCCACACCGCCGGCGGCGGAGGGGCCCGCCACCGCCCGCTGCATCGTCCTCGTCACCCCGGACGGGCAGCGGACGATGCAGACCTTCCTGGGAGCCTCGACCGGCCTCGGTCCCGGTGACGTCGACGAGCGGCTGGTGCGCGCGTCCCGGGTGACCTACCTCGAGGGATACCTTTGGGATCCCCCGCAGGCGAAGGAGGCGTTCGTCACCGCCGCGCGGGCGGCCCACGAAGCGGGGCGCCTCGTCGCCCTGAGCCTGTCCGACCCGATCTGCGTGGAGCGGCACCGCGACTCCTTCCGCGACCTCGTCGGCGGCCACGTGGACGTCCTGTTCGCCAACGAGGAGGAGATCCGCTCGCTGTTCGAGACGGACAGCTTCGACGAGGCGGCCGCCCAGGCGGCCGCCACCTGCCGGATCGCCGCGCTGACCCGCGGGCCGCGGGGCTCGGTCGTGCTCTGGGAGGGGACCCGGCACGACATACCGGCGGAGCCGGTGCCGGAGGTCGTCGACACCACCGGCGCCGGCGATCTGTACGCGGCGGGGTTCCTGTACGGGCTGACGCGTGGCTGGGACGCGGAGCGCTGCGGCAGGCTCGGAGGACTCGCGGCGGCGGCGGTGCTCGGCTCGCTCGGTGCGCGCCCGGGCCGCACGCTCGCCCCCCTCGCGTCGAGGATGCAGCGGTGA